From the Oceanicaulis alexandrii DSM 11625 genome, one window contains:
- a CDS encoding dihydrolipoamide acetyltransferase family protein: MSEYKYKLPDVGEGVVEAEIVEWHIKAGDKVTEDQHILDVMTDKATVEIPCAVNGVVKSIVGEPGEVIPVGTEILIIDVDGEIPDDVENTAEPETKEAQKEEPKADAPKAEPKPEPKPDPKPEPKPTPAAAAPAKTAAPVRSNGERPLASPAVRQRALEADIDLAHVPGTGPAGRVTHGDLDDFIAAGGRLISKAGGSGAGKAPRTGKEDIKVIGLRRKIAENMAHAKRTIPHITYVDEIDLTALEDLRAHMNAKKSDDQTKLTIIPFLVMALTKSLPKFPQANAHFDTDGSLLTQHDGIHCGIAAATPNGLMVPVIKHAESLDIWEVAAETKRLGDAAKAGKATKDELTGSTITITSLGAIGGIVTTPVINHPETAIIGVNKMQTLPRYDAEGRVVPRKIMNLSSSFDHRIVDGYEAALLVQEMKGYLENPATLFME, encoded by the coding sequence ATGAGCGAATATAAATACAAGCTCCCCGATGTGGGCGAAGGCGTCGTTGAGGCGGAAATCGTCGAATGGCACATCAAGGCCGGCGACAAGGTCACTGAAGACCAGCACATTCTGGATGTGATGACCGACAAGGCTACGGTCGAAATTCCGTGCGCGGTGAACGGTGTGGTGAAATCCATCGTCGGCGAGCCGGGTGAAGTGATCCCGGTGGGCACCGAAATCCTGATCATTGATGTGGACGGCGAAATCCCCGACGATGTCGAGAACACGGCTGAGCCCGAGACCAAGGAGGCTCAGAAAGAAGAGCCCAAGGCTGACGCGCCGAAAGCGGAGCCCAAGCCCGAGCCGAAGCCGGACCCCAAGCCCGAGCCGAAACCGACCCCGGCTGCGGCGGCCCCGGCGAAAACCGCCGCGCCTGTACGCTCCAACGGCGAGCGCCCGTTGGCGAGCCCGGCGGTGCGTCAACGCGCCCTCGAAGCTGATATCGACCTCGCCCATGTGCCGGGCACGGGACCCGCGGGCCGGGTCACTCACGGTGATCTCGACGACTTCATCGCTGCGGGCGGCCGTCTTATCTCGAAAGCGGGCGGATCTGGCGCAGGCAAGGCGCCGCGCACCGGCAAGGAAGACATCAAGGTCATCGGCCTGCGCCGAAAGATCGCCGAGAACATGGCGCACGCCAAGCGCACCATTCCGCACATCACCTATGTGGACGAGATTGACCTGACCGCGCTCGAAGACCTTCGCGCGCACATGAATGCGAAGAAGTCAGACGATCAGACCAAGCTGACCATCATCCCCTTCCTGGTGATGGCGCTGACCAAATCCCTGCCGAAATTCCCGCAAGCGAACGCGCATTTCGACACCGACGGCTCGTTGCTGACCCAGCATGACGGCATTCATTGCGGCATCGCCGCCGCCACGCCCAACGGCCTGATGGTGCCGGTGATCAAGCACGCGGAAAGCCTGGACATCTGGGAGGTCGCCGCCGAGACCAAGCGTCTGGGCGACGCCGCCAAGGCTGGCAAGGCCACCAAGGACGAGCTGACCGGCTCCACCATCACCATCACGTCTCTGGGCGCCATCGGCGGCATCGTCACCACCCCGGTGATCAACCATCCCGAGACCGCTATTATCGGCGTGAACAAGATGCAGACCCTGCCGCGCTATGATGCGGAAGGCCGCGTCGTGCCGCGCAAGATCATGAACCTGTCCTCAAGCTTCGATCACCGCATCGTGGACGGTTATGAAGCCGCCCTGCTGGTGCAGGAGATGAAGGGGTATCTGGAAAACCCCGCGACCCTGTTCATGGAGTAG
- a CDS encoding alpha-ketoacid dehydrogenase subunit beta, whose product MPAMNIIQALNSAMDVLLERDPDVVVFGEDAGYFGGVFKATDKLQEKYGLDRVFDTPINEAAIAGMSVGMAAKGLKPIAEIQFSDYIFPAIDQIVSEMSRIRYRSAGQFTSGCVVRSPWGGGIRGGQTHSMSPEAFFTHVPGLQVVVPSNPYDAKGLLISALESGDPVIFFEPKRIYNGPFDGVPDTPLKSWAKHAKGEVPEGHYTVELGKAEVVREGEACTVIAYGTLVHVAQAAAEASGIDAEIIDLKTLVPYDVETIAKSVNKTGRVVVAQEAPRTSGFAAELAAQIQEECFYALEAPIFRLTGWDIPYPHAHEWAYFPTRDRFARAMKTVTEA is encoded by the coding sequence ATGCCAGCGATGAACATCATTCAGGCGCTGAACTCCGCCATGGACGTGCTTCTGGAGCGTGATCCGGACGTTGTGGTCTTTGGCGAGGATGCGGGCTATTTCGGCGGCGTTTTCAAGGCCACCGACAAGCTTCAAGAGAAGTACGGCCTCGACCGGGTGTTTGACACCCCGATCAACGAGGCGGCGATTGCCGGCATGTCGGTGGGTATGGCGGCGAAAGGCCTCAAGCCCATCGCTGAGATCCAGTTTTCGGACTACATCTTTCCCGCGATCGACCAGATCGTCTCCGAGATGAGCCGTATCCGTTATCGCTCGGCGGGTCAGTTCACGTCGGGCTGCGTCGTGCGGTCGCCCTGGGGCGGCGGCATTCGCGGCGGCCAGACTCACTCGATGAGCCCGGAAGCCTTCTTCACTCATGTGCCGGGGCTTCAGGTGGTGGTCCCGTCCAACCCGTATGACGCCAAGGGCCTGCTGATCTCGGCGCTGGAAAGCGGCGATCCGGTGATCTTCTTTGAGCCCAAGCGGATTTACAATGGCCCGTTTGACGGCGTGCCGGACACCCCGCTGAAATCCTGGGCCAAGCACGCCAAGGGCGAGGTGCCTGAAGGTCATTACACCGTCGAGCTGGGCAAGGCGGAAGTGGTGCGTGAAGGCGAAGCCTGCACCGTCATCGCCTATGGCACGCTGGTCCATGTGGCCCAGGCCGCCGCCGAAGCGTCCGGCATCGATGCCGAGATCATCGATCTCAAGACGCTCGTGCCCTATGATGTCGAGACCATCGCCAAATCGGTGAACAAGACCGGTCGGGTCGTCGTCGCTCAGGAAGCGCCGCGCACGTCCGGTTTCGCCGCCGAGCTGGCCGCCCAGATCCAGGAAGAATGCTTCTATGCGCTGGAAGCGCCGATCTTCCGCCTGACCGGCTGGGACATTCCTTATCCGCACGCCCATGAATGGGCGTACTTCCCCACGCGCGACCGCTTTGCGCGCGCGATGAAGACCGTGACGGAGGCCTGA
- a CDS encoding DUF4442 domain-containing protein has translation MSIYEMIRDHMDKSVPFATVTGVELVEVSPERGVARLAKRPEVENHIQTMHAGAMFTLGEAASGAASGAALGGVLGDQLLAARPVAADASIKYLKTGKTDLTATAVANSDAETIRKELEEAGKVVFDINVAITDAEDVTVAEMVVNWHVKKTG, from the coding sequence ATGTCGATTTACGAGATGATCCGCGATCATATGGACAAGTCGGTGCCGTTCGCGACGGTGACGGGCGTCGAGCTGGTGGAGGTCTCGCCCGAACGCGGCGTGGCGCGTCTGGCCAAGCGCCCCGAAGTGGAGAACCACATCCAGACCATGCATGCGGGCGCCATGTTCACCCTGGGTGAGGCGGCCTCGGGCGCGGCCTCGGGCGCGGCGCTGGGCGGCGTGCTGGGCGATCAGTTGCTGGCGGCGCGGCCCGTCGCGGCGGACGCGAGCATCAAATACCTCAAGACCGGCAAGACCGATCTGACGGCCACAGCGGTCGCCAATTCAGACGCCGAGACGATCCGGAAGGAATTGGAGGAGGCCGGCAAGGTGGTGTTCGACATCAATGTCGCCATCACAGACGCCGAGGATGTGACCGTCGCAGAAATGGTGGTGAACTGGCACGTCAAGAAAACGGGCTGA
- a CDS encoding TetR/AcrR family transcriptional regulator, protein MAKARKYHHGDVRETATRAALEMIEQDGVDALTMRALAKAVGVDHRALYRHYPDRDAVLAAVAGEGYRQLLSIQLSGCVDSSSPLQTAFEVYVHFALDRPHLHALMLTRSRQEMDAHAALGEAVKAELDQLMVWARLALGVERGERETDARDLAFAALGAAYGLCSLASSASLAPRSAENLRQFVSDQVAGVLEGQLLRLTPNSHR, encoded by the coding sequence ATGGCGAAGGCGCGCAAATATCATCATGGCGATGTGCGCGAGACGGCGACCCGGGCTGCGCTTGAGATGATCGAGCAGGACGGTGTGGACGCGCTGACCATGCGGGCGTTGGCGAAAGCGGTGGGCGTCGATCATCGCGCGCTCTACCGCCACTATCCTGACCGGGACGCCGTCCTCGCCGCAGTGGCGGGCGAGGGCTATCGCCAGCTTCTCAGCATCCAGCTTTCCGGGTGCGTCGACTCATCGAGCCCGCTGCAGACCGCTTTTGAGGTCTATGTCCATTTCGCGCTCGACCGGCCGCATCTGCACGCATTGATGCTGACCCGGTCCCGTCAGGAGATGGACGCCCATGCCGCGCTGGGCGAGGCGGTGAAGGCCGAGCTTGATCAGCTGATGGTCTGGGCGCGTCTGGCGCTGGGAGTGGAGCGTGGAGAACGCGAGACCGACGCGCGCGATCTGGCCTTCGCGGCGCTCGGGGCGGCCTATGGTCTTTGCAGTCTCGCCTCAAGCGCGTCGCTGGCGCCGCGCAGCGCCGAGAATCTCAGGCAGTTCGTCTCTGATCAGGTGGCCGGTGTTCTGGAAGGGCAGCTGTTGCGGCTTACGCCGAATTCACACCGGTAA
- a CDS encoding thiolase family protein, giving the protein MSSEDPIVIVGMARTPMGGLLGELAGMSANELGAEAVKAALAEAGVAGDDVDLIYMGNVLSAGQGQAPARQAAIKGGLPKSVEATTLNKMCGSGMQAAIMGRASIASGDASVIVAGGMESMTNAPHLMPNHRTGFKYGHDVIKDHMAQDGLEDAYEGNAMGVFADMIAREHQFTREDQDAYALETLARAIRATEKGDFKREITPVTIKSRKGDVTVETDELPRKARPEKIPSLKPAFGKDGTVTAANASAISDGAAALVMMRQSEAERRGLKPLAKIVATAAHAHEPAYFTTAPVPAMRKVLEKAGWTKDDVDLWEINEAFAVVPMIAMKELGLSHDVVNVNGGACALGHPIGASGARIMVTLIAALESQGKTKGVASLCIGGGEATAVAIERLN; this is encoded by the coding sequence ATGAGTTCCGAAGATCCGATTGTCATCGTAGGTATGGCGCGCACCCCTATGGGCGGCCTGCTGGGAGAACTGGCGGGGATGTCCGCCAATGAGCTGGGCGCGGAAGCCGTCAAGGCCGCGCTCGCTGAAGCCGGCGTCGCCGGCGACGATGTGGACCTTATCTACATGGGCAATGTGCTGAGCGCCGGCCAGGGCCAGGCCCCGGCGCGCCAGGCGGCCATCAAGGGCGGTCTGCCCAAATCGGTCGAGGCGACCACGCTGAACAAGATGTGCGGCTCTGGCATGCAGGCCGCCATCATGGGCCGCGCTTCCATCGCCTCGGGCGACGCCTCGGTGATCGTGGCCGGCGGTATGGAATCCATGACCAATGCGCCGCATCTGATGCCGAACCATCGCACCGGCTTCAAGTACGGCCATGACGTGATCAAGGACCACATGGCCCAGGACGGTCTGGAAGACGCGTATGAAGGCAACGCCATGGGCGTGTTCGCCGACATGATCGCGCGTGAGCACCAGTTCACCCGCGAAGACCAGGACGCCTACGCGCTGGAAACTCTGGCCCGCGCCATTCGCGCGACCGAAAAAGGCGATTTCAAGCGCGAGATCACGCCGGTGACCATCAAGAGCCGCAAGGGCGATGTCACCGTTGAAACCGACGAACTGCCCCGCAAGGCGCGTCCGGAAAAAATCCCCAGCCTGAAGCCTGCGTTCGGCAAGGACGGCACGGTGACGGCGGCGAACGCCTCAGCCATCTCTGACGGCGCAGCGGCGCTGGTCATGATGCGCCAGAGCGAAGCCGAGCGTCGCGGCCTGAAGCCGCTGGCGAAGATCGTCGCCACCGCCGCTCATGCGCATGAGCCGGCTTACTTCACCACGGCGCCGGTTCCGGCCATGCGCAAGGTTCTGGAGAAGGCGGGCTGGACCAAGGACGATGTGGATCTGTGGGAGATCAACGAAGCCTTCGCCGTGGTGCCGATGATCGCGATGAAAGAGCTGGGCCTCAGCCATGACGTTGTGAACGTCAATGGTGGCGCCTGTGCGCTCGGCCACCCGATCGGCGCGTCCGGCGCCCGCATCATGGTCACCCTGATCGCGGCTCTGGAAAGCCAGGGCAAGACCAAAGGCGTCGCCTCGCTGTGCATCGGCGGCGGTGAAGCCACGGCGGTCGCGATCGAACGCCTGAACTAA
- a CDS encoding methyl-accepting chemotaxis protein codes for MFSSLVTRLVTLILGLVAVGIALTALSAGWVINNSISRSASEAQEMNLRVAAATLQTTRLPELDIRYNSDGEITRLEAPALPEFTSHEMIDSVGRQTGQTATLFIWSEAENDFFRRTTNIVKPDGNRAVGTPLGAGAVYDSMMAGQGFRGQATILGKDYFTAYQPVFTPEGDTIGILYVGVEKAAIIATRNNVLLVTALLALLSLGVAGGVGFWVSRRALAPLNAMTQTIDHVASGQYETQTNYSARKDEIGQIARSITTLCNKLQDAENLRRGEMDKQAVEARRAKTLADEIAKFEQTANQVLSTVIKAAQDVQQTAESTRSTSIESRDRLAKVSEAAQAASAGVQTMAASTEELNASIGELRGSAARVAELTSASADQTLQSRSKMEDISDSLTDMTEIIAGIDAVAEQTNLLALNATIEAARAGEAGKGFAVVASEVKALAEQTTKLTETINARIVNFKSLVQDAGQATQSVADAMMQIDQASSESASAVEQQTAAVSEISRSAQTAAERTGLVDEETSTVMKGAEASVANADQIAQLCSELESNAASMSKTINDFLLSVRTA; via the coding sequence ATGTTCAGTTCCCTGGTTACACGTCTCGTCACGCTCATTCTTGGGCTCGTCGCGGTGGGGATCGCCCTGACAGCGCTTTCGGCAGGATGGGTGATCAACAACTCGATCTCCCGCTCGGCCTCTGAAGCGCAGGAAATGAATTTGCGTGTCGCAGCCGCCACGCTGCAAACCACGCGCCTTCCGGAACTGGACATCCGCTATAACTCGGACGGCGAGATCACACGGCTTGAAGCGCCGGCGCTGCCTGAGTTCACCTCCCACGAAATGATTGACTCCGTAGGACGCCAGACCGGCCAGACCGCGACCTTGTTTATCTGGTCAGAAGCCGAGAACGATTTCTTCCGGCGCACCACCAATATCGTCAAACCCGATGGAAACCGGGCCGTCGGCACGCCGCTGGGCGCTGGCGCCGTTTATGATTCAATGATGGCCGGGCAGGGCTTCCGCGGCCAGGCGACCATTCTGGGCAAGGACTATTTCACCGCCTACCAGCCTGTCTTCACCCCCGAGGGTGATACCATCGGCATCTTGTATGTGGGCGTGGAAAAAGCGGCGATCATCGCCACGCGCAACAATGTCTTGCTCGTCACCGCTTTGCTGGCGCTGTTGTCGCTCGGCGTCGCCGGCGGGGTCGGCTTCTGGGTCAGCCGCCGCGCGCTGGCGCCCCTGAACGCAATGACCCAGACCATCGACCACGTGGCCTCTGGCCAGTATGAAACCCAAACGAATTATTCCGCCCGCAAAGACGAGATTGGGCAGATCGCCCGGTCAATCACCACCTTGTGCAACAAGCTTCAGGACGCGGAAAACCTGCGGCGAGGCGAAATGGACAAACAGGCGGTCGAGGCGCGTCGCGCCAAAACCCTGGCTGACGAAATCGCCAAGTTCGAACAAACCGCCAATCAGGTCCTGAGCACCGTCATCAAAGCCGCACAGGACGTGCAGCAAACTGCTGAATCCACCCGTTCGACCTCCATCGAAAGCCGCGATCGTCTGGCCAAGGTCAGCGAAGCGGCTCAGGCCGCCAGCGCAGGCGTCCAGACCATGGCCGCCTCCACCGAGGAGCTGAACGCCTCCATCGGCGAGCTGCGCGGGTCCGCAGCGCGGGTGGCCGAGCTGACGTCCGCATCCGCAGATCAGACCCTGCAAAGCCGGTCCAAGATGGAGGACATCAGCGACTCCCTGACCGACATGACTGAAATCATCGCCGGCATCGACGCTGTGGCCGAACAGACCAACCTTCTGGCGCTGAACGCCACCATCGAGGCGGCGCGCGCCGGTGAAGCCGGCAAGGGCTTCGCGGTCGTGGCCAGCGAAGTCAAAGCCCTGGCCGAGCAAACCACCAAGCTGACCGAGACCATCAACGCCCGGATCGTGAACTTCAAATCCCTGGTCCAGGACGCGGGTCAGGCGACGCAAAGCGTGGCGGACGCCATGATGCAGATCGACCAGGCGTCGTCTGAAAGCGCCTCTGCGGTCGAACAACAAACCGCCGCCGTGTCTGAAATCAGCCGCTCCGCCCAGACCGCCGCCGAACGCACGGGACTGGTGGACGAAGAAACCAGCACGGTCATGAAAGGCGCGGAGGCCTCGGTGGCCAATGCGGATCAGATCGCCCAGCTTTGCTCGGAACTGGAAAGCAACGCCGCCAGCATGTCGAAGACGATCAACGACTTTCTGCTTTCAGTCAGAACGGCCTAA
- the mnmA gene encoding tRNA 2-thiouridine(34) synthase MnmA, whose protein sequence is MAEYGLTGEFLNLGGEPSDHRVVAAMSGGVDSSVVAAVLHRAGYQVVGMTLQLYDHGEAVHRKGACCAGQDIHDARRVAEAMGFAHYVLDYETRFREAVIEDFADTYLAGFTPIPCVRCNQSVKFADLLATSKQLGADCLVTGHYIQRTMNGNRPELRRAADAGKDQSYFLFATTEEQLDYLRFPLGHLNKDQTRELAAALGLIVAAKPDSQDICFVPDGDYASVVEKVRPGASRPGEIVHLDGRVMGRHEGVLRYTVGQRRGLGIATGEPLYVVRLDAEAAQVIVGPREALQVRKITLTDVNWIGDGDLSEADGLTVGIKVRSTRPPKPAVLEVGEDGVFVLLDQGEEGVAPGQACVFYSHPDHDRVLGGGWIRATG, encoded by the coding sequence ATGGCCGAGTACGGGCTGACGGGTGAATTTCTCAATCTGGGCGGGGAGCCCTCTGACCACCGCGTGGTCGCCGCCATGTCTGGCGGCGTCGACAGCTCGGTTGTGGCCGCGGTGCTGCACCGCGCCGGCTATCAGGTCGTGGGCATGACGCTGCAGCTGTACGATCATGGCGAGGCGGTGCACCGCAAAGGCGCGTGCTGCGCCGGTCAGGACATTCACGACGCCCGCCGCGTGGCCGAAGCGATGGGGTTCGCCCATTACGTGCTCGACTACGAAACCCGCTTCCGCGAAGCGGTGATCGAGGATTTCGCCGACACCTATCTGGCCGGCTTCACGCCCATCCCCTGCGTGCGGTGCAATCAGTCTGTGAAGTTCGCCGACCTGCTGGCGACGTCCAAGCAACTGGGCGCGGACTGTCTGGTCACGGGGCACTACATCCAGCGCACGATGAACGGCAACCGCCCCGAACTGCGCCGCGCCGCGGATGCGGGCAAGGACCAGTCCTATTTCCTGTTCGCCACCACTGAAGAGCAACTTGATTATCTGCGCTTCCCGCTGGGGCATCTGAACAAGGACCAGACCCGTGAGCTGGCCGCCGCCCTGGGGCTGATCGTGGCCGCCAAGCCCGACAGCCAGGATATCTGTTTTGTGCCCGACGGTGATTACGCCAGCGTGGTCGAGAAAGTGCGTCCGGGCGCCTCGCGTCCGGGCGAGATCGTGCATCTGGACGGCCGGGTGATGGGCCGTCACGAAGGCGTGCTGCGCTATACGGTGGGCCAGCGCCGCGGCCTTGGGATCGCGACGGGCGAGCCGCTGTATGTGGTGCGTCTGGATGCGGAGGCGGCGCAAGTCATCGTCGGCCCGCGCGAGGCCTTGCAAGTGCGCAAGATCACGCTGACGGATGTGAACTGGATCGGCGATGGCGATCTGAGCGAAGCCGATGGTCTGACGGTCGGCATCAAGGTGCGATCCACCCGTCCGCCCAAACCGGCGGTTCTGGAAGTGGGCGAAGACGGCGTCTTCGTGCTGCTTGATCAGGGCGAAGAAGGCGTCGCGCCCGGGCAGGCCTGTGTCTTTTATTCCCACCCCGATCATGACCGGGTGCTGGGCGGCGGCTGGATCCGGGCGACGGGTTAG
- a CDS encoding thiamine pyrophosphate-dependent enzyme has protein sequence MSNGQTRFHVPTPPYRPGDEPDFAHLDLQKAGEALRPDPAASWQETQDLATGLVGVLDHNHQAVGAWNPELSPEVLREGLSHMVLTRIYDERMLKLQRQGKMSFYMKSTGEEAVAVAAAMALKPTDMVFPSYRQQGILFARGRNIVDMMCHCISNSRDNLKGRQLPVHYTWAEGNFFTISGNLGTQFPQAAGYAMACAYKGEDQIAASWIGDGTTAEGDFHAGLTLASTYRAPVIFNVVNNQWAISSNQNIARGDAPTFAAKGLGYGLASIRADGNDFLAVYAATQWAAERARQGKGATLLELFTYRADAHSTSDDPTKYRPKTEFDRWPLGDPIERLKQHLIGKGEWDETRHAKLEEQMTALVVKSYKEAESHGTLHEGPLSPTESIFEDVYAKPDWRLRRQRQDLGV, from the coding sequence ATGTCGAACGGACAGACTCGTTTCCACGTTCCGACCCCGCCGTATCGGCCGGGGGACGAGCCCGACTTCGCCCATCTCGATCTTCAGAAAGCGGGCGAGGCGCTGCGGCCTGATCCCGCCGCATCCTGGCAAGAGACCCAAGACCTGGCGACAGGGCTCGTCGGCGTTCTGGATCACAACCATCAGGCTGTTGGCGCGTGGAACCCCGAGCTGAGCCCCGAAGTTCTGCGTGAAGGCCTGAGCCATATGGTGCTCACCCGGATCTATGACGAACGCATGCTCAAGCTGCAGCGTCAGGGCAAGATGAGCTTCTACATGAAGTCCACGGGCGAGGAGGCGGTCGCCGTCGCCGCCGCCATGGCTCTGAAGCCCACCGACATGGTGTTCCCCAGCTATCGCCAGCAGGGCATCCTGTTCGCGCGCGGGCGCAATATCGTCGACATGATGTGCCATTGCATCTCCAACAGCCGCGACAATCTCAAAGGTCGCCAGCTGCCGGTGCACTACACCTGGGCTGAAGGCAATTTCTTCACCATCTCGGGCAATCTGGGCACCCAGTTCCCGCAAGCCGCCGGCTATGCCATGGCCTGCGCCTATAAGGGCGAGGACCAGATCGCGGCGAGCTGGATCGGTGACGGCACTACGGCGGAAGGCGATTTCCACGCCGGTCTGACCCTGGCGTCCACCTATCGCGCGCCGGTGATCTTCAACGTCGTGAATAACCAATGGGCCATCTCGTCCAACCAGAACATCGCCCGCGGCGATGCGCCGACCTTTGCGGCGAAAGGGCTGGGCTATGGCCTCGCCTCGATCCGGGCGGACGGCAATGACTTCCTCGCCGTCTACGCCGCCACCCAATGGGCCGCAGAGCGCGCCCGTCAGGGTAAGGGCGCGACCCTGCTGGAGCTGTTCACCTATCGCGCCGACGCGCACTCCACCTCGGACGATCCCACCAAATACCGTCCCAAGACCGAGTTTGACCGCTGGCCGCTGGGCGATCCCATCGAGCGCCTGAAACAGCATCTGATCGGCAAGGGTGAGTGGGACGAGACTCGCCACGCAAAGCTTGAAGAGCAGATGACCGCGCTGGTGGTGAAATCCTACAAGGAAGCGGAAAGCCACGGCACGTTGCATGAAGGCCCGCTTTCGCCCACCGAAAGCATTTTCGAAGACGTCTACGCCAAGCCCGATTGGCGGCTGCGCCGTCAGCGCCAGGATCTGGGGGTTTAA
- a CDS encoding serine hydrolase domain-containing protein, with the protein MMKRTAWAASLAILTGALAQAQTPAETFEGGLAEYRRSHHIPSLSVLVLRDGEPEVEAYLGWSDDEGEVATDADTAYFVASVTKTITGTTLFLADQAGEIDLDRPMSDAEDWRGLCEWFPESDIPLAGGDVDGVMFPDFTCQGHTLRQVVNMQVNGEPGTDFYYNALVFARLGRFVDEVHDRDFRSLVRGYVIDPLEMTDTMAGWRDMQNFHVLSHLAPPFEFDGERLVKQPFPDDDFRGAAGLYMTPLDLGRFDRALDDGALLTAEQREALWTPPNNADGTPSEYAHGWFLQEYNGERLVFHSGWQPDAYSAIYLKVPDRGLTLIAFANTESLWWGNRADRSEVDRSDLVQAFFAAYGIGAETP; encoded by the coding sequence ATGATGAAACGGACTGCCTGGGCTGCAAGCCTCGCGATCCTGACCGGCGCCCTGGCGCAAGCTCAAACGCCCGCCGAGACCTTTGAAGGTGGACTGGCGGAGTACCGGCGCAGTCATCATATTCCCAGCCTCTCGGTTCTGGTCTTGCGGGACGGAGAGCCAGAAGTTGAAGCCTATCTTGGGTGGTCGGATGACGAGGGTGAGGTCGCGACTGACGCCGACACCGCCTATTTCGTTGCGTCCGTGACCAAGACCATCACCGGAACCACGCTGTTTCTCGCCGATCAGGCGGGCGAGATTGATCTCGACCGTCCCATGTCGGACGCCGAGGACTGGCGCGGTCTGTGCGAATGGTTCCCTGAGTCCGACATTCCGCTCGCCGGCGGTGATGTGGACGGGGTGATGTTCCCGGACTTCACCTGTCAGGGGCATACCCTGCGTCAGGTCGTGAACATGCAGGTCAATGGCGAGCCCGGAACTGATTTTTATTACAATGCACTGGTCTTCGCGCGGTTGGGACGCTTCGTGGACGAGGTGCATGATCGCGATTTCCGGTCGCTTGTGCGCGGCTATGTGATCGACCCGCTTGAGATGACCGACACCATGGCGGGCTGGCGCGACATGCAGAACTTTCATGTGCTGAGCCATCTGGCGCCGCCCTTCGAGTTTGACGGAGAACGCCTGGTCAAACAGCCTTTTCCTGACGACGACTTCCGTGGCGCGGCCGGGCTTTATATGACGCCGCTCGATCTGGGGCGGTTTGACCGGGCGCTGGATGACGGCGCGCTCTTGACCGCTGAGCAACGCGAGGCGCTGTGGACTCCGCCAAACAATGCCGACGGCACGCCGTCTGAGTACGCCCATGGCTGGTTCTTGCAGGAGTATAACGGCGAGCGTCTGGTCTTTCATTCGGGCTGGCAACCAGACGCCTATTCCGCGATCTATCTGAAAGTGCCCGATCGCGGGTTGACCCTGATCGCCTTCGCCAACACCGAAAGCCTGTGGTGGGGCAACCGCGCGGACCGGTCGGAAGTCGACCGCTCTGATCTGGTCCAGGCTTTCTTCGCCGCCTATGGGATTGGCGCTGAGACGCCCTGA